Proteins from a single region of Candidatus Puniceispirillum marinum IMCC1322:
- a CDS encoding ABC transporter permease, whose protein sequence is MVATFLTNWAGASRQYLDRWLVGVVLLCGLFLAPVLALVITASGDSDGLWSHLLNTVLGTYVSNTLILMVGVGVLAIGFGVSTAWVVSRYHFPGKTVMEWALLLPAAIPAYIIAYTYTDFFEYAGFVQSGLRSVFGWQTAQDYWFPEIRSLGGAILVMASVLYPYIYMVTRVAFRLTPASLFEIALVHNKSQFWTVGLPLARPAIMAGLALVLMEVVSDFGTVEYFAIPTITLGIFNVWLGMNNIVAAAQISLVGFVFIVSLLGLELYARARQQFSGNGKPPTPVTPIVLHGSKVFICWLICMIPLALGFLIPVLVLLSFVLVNNAGADFAAVSGIISNTLMIAGMASVFVMVVSCFIVLTATYRSGKWVRSLALLSSLGYAFPGTMLAIGVLIFASAFDRVIATITNGHILGILISGLGVLLFAYIVRFQAVGYGAMISGVRRLPPNMMNASRILGHGYSSSIKLVILPLLRSSLLAGGLLVFVDVMKELPMTLLLRPFNFETLATFTYQFAKDEMLEQAALPALMIVIAGLVPVALMNMMLKRSR, encoded by the coding sequence ATGGTAGCAACATTTTTAACCAACTGGGCGGGTGCTTCGCGCCAGTATTTGGATCGCTGGTTGGTCGGTGTTGTGTTGTTATGTGGTTTGTTTCTGGCACCGGTTTTGGCGCTTGTTATCACAGCTAGTGGTGATAGTGACGGCCTTTGGTCACATCTGCTGAATACGGTTTTAGGGACTTATGTAAGTAACACGCTCATCTTGATGGTTGGCGTTGGTGTGCTTGCCATCGGTTTTGGTGTCAGTACGGCTTGGGTTGTGAGTCGTTATCATTTTCCTGGCAAGACAGTGATGGAATGGGCCCTTTTGTTACCTGCGGCCATTCCTGCTTATATTATAGCTTACACATATACAGATTTCTTTGAATATGCCGGCTTTGTTCAGAGTGGTTTGCGTAGCGTTTTTGGTTGGCAGACAGCCCAAGATTATTGGTTTCCGGAGATCAGGTCGCTTGGTGGGGCAATATTGGTGATGGCCTCAGTTCTCTATCCTTATATTTATATGGTCACACGTGTTGCTTTTCGTCTGACCCCAGCCAGCCTTTTTGAAATTGCACTTGTGCATAATAAATCACAATTTTGGACAGTCGGATTGCCACTCGCTAGACCAGCGATTATGGCGGGTCTGGCACTGGTATTAATGGAAGTGGTTTCGGATTTTGGTACTGTTGAATATTTTGCTATTCCAACCATAACGCTGGGCATTTTTAATGTCTGGTTGGGGATGAATAATATCGTTGCCGCGGCACAAATTTCGCTGGTGGGCTTCGTCTTTATTGTCAGTTTGCTGGGACTAGAGCTTTATGCACGCGCACGCCAACAATTTTCTGGTAATGGAAAACCGCCTACGCCAGTCACACCTATCGTGCTACATGGTAGCAAGGTGTTTATCTGCTGGCTGATATGTATGATCCCGCTTGCGCTTGGTTTCCTCATTCCAGTTCTGGTGTTGCTGAGTTTCGTATTGGTGAATAATGCGGGTGCTGATTTTGCTGCAGTCTCGGGCATTATATCAAACACCCTGATGATTGCGGGTATGGCATCAGTTTTTGTGATGGTTGTTTCATGTTTTATTGTACTGACCGCAACATATCGCTCGGGCAAATGGGTGCGCTCGCTGGCGTTGCTATCATCGCTTGGATATGCCTTCCCTGGAACCATGTTGGCTATCGGTGTGCTGATTTTTGCGAGTGCATTTGATCGCGTGATTGCAACTATTACCAACGGGCATATATTGGGTATCCTAATTAGTGGTCTGGGAGTTTTACTATTTGCCTATATTGTTCGGTTTCAGGCTGTTGGCTATGGAGCCATGATATCAGGGGTTCGACGGTTACCACCTAATATGATGAATGCCAGCCGCATTCTTGGACATGGATATTCAAGCAGTATAAAGCTGGTCATTTTACCCCTTTTACGGAGCTCTCTTCTTGCAGGCGGTTTGCTGGTTTTTGTTGATGTCATGAAAGAACTACCCATGACTTTATTATTGCGTCCGTTTAATTTCGAAACATTGGCGACCTTTACGTATCAATTTGCCAAGGATGAAATGCTTGAACAAGCGGCCTTGCCCGCTTTGATGATTGTCATTGCGGGGCTGGTGCCGGTTGCTTTAATGAATATGATGCTTAAACGAAGCCGTTAG
- a CDS encoding alpha-hydroxy acid oxidase, translating into MTKIACIDDLQKLAKRRVPKMFYDYADSGSWTESTYRANETDLQDIKFRQRVALDVSKRSTEMTMLGEKVTMPVGLAPTGLTGMQHADGEILAARAAAAYGVPFTLSTMSICSIEDVAEDTNKPFWFQLYVMRDRDFVSRLIERARDANCSALMVTLDLQILGQRHKDVYNGLSAPPKLTIRNMVNMATKPRWCLGMLGTKRRDFRNIVGHVKGVEDMSSLSSWTNSQFDPSLSWDDVAAIRKQWGGKLIIKGVLDAEDAKAAVNIGADAIVVSNHGGRQLDGAMSAIAALPAIVDAVGDKAEVWMDSGIRSGQDVLRAIALGAKATLIGRAFLYGLGARGQDGVRETLEIIHKELDVTMGLCGKSDLASIDDSILLR; encoded by the coding sequence ATGACCAAAATCGCTTGCATTGATGATTTGCAAAAGCTCGCCAAACGACGCGTACCAAAAATGTTTTATGATTATGCCGATAGTGGCTCATGGACTGAGTCAACCTATCGGGCGAACGAAACTGATTTACAGGACATAAAATTCCGCCAGCGTGTCGCTCTGGATGTTAGTAAGCGGTCAACCGAAATGACCATGCTGGGGGAAAAGGTTACCATGCCTGTTGGGCTGGCACCTACCGGACTTACTGGTATGCAACATGCCGATGGTGAAATTCTGGCCGCACGCGCGGCGGCTGCATATGGTGTGCCTTTTACGTTGTCCACCATGTCGATCTGTTCGATTGAGGATGTCGCCGAAGATACGAATAAACCTTTCTGGTTTCAGCTTTACGTGATGCGGGATCGCGATTTTGTCTCGCGCCTGATTGAGCGCGCCCGCGATGCAAATTGTTCTGCCTTGATGGTGACACTTGATTTGCAAATTCTTGGGCAACGTCACAAGGATGTTTATAATGGGCTGAGCGCCCCACCAAAGCTGACCATCAGAAATATGGTCAATATGGCGACCAAGCCCCGCTGGTGTTTGGGTATGCTTGGCACAAAACGTCGTGATTTTCGTAACATCGTCGGGCATGTAAAGGGCGTTGAGGATATGTCGTCATTATCAAGCTGGACGAATAGCCAGTTTGATCCGTCATTATCGTGGGACGATGTGGCAGCAATCCGCAAACAATGGGGTGGCAAGCTCATCATCAAAGGCGTGCTGGATGCCGAGGATGCCAAAGCGGCTGTAAATATTGGTGCTGATGCCATTGTCGTATCTAACCATGGTGGTCGTCAGCTGGATGGTGCGATGTCTGCGATTGCGGCGCTTCCGGCGATTGTTGATGCTGTTGGCGATAAGGCTGAAGTCTGGATGGATAGCGGCATTCGTTCAGGGCAGGATGTGTTACGCGCGATTGCACTGGGTGCCAAGGCAACGCTGATCGGGCGCGCTTTTCTTTATGGGCTTGGGGCGCGTGGACAGGATGGTGTGCGCGAGACGCTGGAAATAATACATAAAGAACTTGATGTCACGATGGGCTTGTGCGGCAAAAGCGATCTTGCCAGCATTGATGACAGTATTCTGTTGCGCTAG
- a CDS encoding MalY/PatB family protein → MTIDFDEIINRVNTHSDKWDTMQANYNVSPHDGIPMWVADMDFKPPQAVADAVKNMHAHGVYGYYGDDTSFRDALVGWMHRRHGWTVQPDWIVNTHGLVNALSLAVHAFTDIGDSVVIFSPVYHAFQRLIKANDRKVIESELVLDDGRYSMDLDALALQLQGDEKLMFLCSPHNPGGRIWTKDELRAVAAFCAERDIILISDEVHHDLILDGHEHHVLAKIAPEFEANLITLAATTKTFNLAGAMLGSVIIENEMLREQFVKAHKAAGTSLNRFGMIMSEAAYKHGDEWLDALRLYLSENNRIFAAGIRRIPGLTIMPLEATYLTWVGFADTGMSADEFNDRVTQKARIAGNFGSSFGAGGDDFMRFNLATRRALIEEAVERLQDAFSDLQ, encoded by the coding sequence ATGACAATAGATTTTGATGAAATCATTAATCGCGTGAACACCCATTCGGATAAATGGGACACCATGCAAGCAAATTACAACGTATCGCCGCATGACGGCATTCCCATGTGGGTTGCCGATATGGATTTCAAACCCCCGCAGGCGGTGGCTGATGCGGTGAAAAACATGCATGCGCATGGCGTGTATGGCTATTATGGCGATGATACAAGTTTCCGTGATGCGCTTGTTGGCTGGATGCATCGGCGGCATGGATGGACTGTGCAGCCTGACTGGATCGTGAATACACATGGTCTGGTAAATGCGCTATCGCTTGCTGTTCATGCCTTTACCGATATTGGCGATAGCGTGGTCATTTTCTCGCCAGTCTATCACGCGTTCCAGCGGCTTATCAAAGCGAATGACCGCAAGGTGATCGAATCCGAACTCGTGCTTGACGATGGACGCTATTCTATGGATCTGGATGCCCTGGCGTTGCAACTTCAGGGGGATGAGAAGCTGATGTTTCTGTGTTCGCCGCATAACCCCGGTGGCCGTATATGGACAAAAGATGAATTACGAGCGGTTGCCGCTTTTTGTGCAGAACGGGATATCATCCTGATTAGTGATGAAGTGCATCATGATCTTATTCTGGATGGTCATGAGCACCATGTGCTGGCGAAAATTGCGCCGGAATTTGAAGCTAATCTTATTACTTTGGCGGCAACGACAAAGACATTCAATCTTGCAGGTGCCATGCTTGGCAGTGTGATTATAGAAAATGAAATGTTGCGTGAACAATTTGTAAAAGCGCATAAAGCGGCAGGCACGTCGCTTAACCGATTTGGCATGATCATGTCTGAGGCTGCCTATAAGCATGGTGATGAATGGCTTGACGCTCTACGCTTATACCTATCCGAAAATAACCGTATTTTTGCCGCAGGGATTCGCAGAATTCCTGGTTTGACGATCATGCCTCTGGAGGCGACTTATCTGACCTGGGTAGGGTTTGCTGATACCGGCATGAGCGCAGATGAATTTAATGACCGCGTCACGCAAAAGGCACGTATTGCCGGGAATTTTGGTAGCAGTTTCGGGGCAGGTGGTGATGATTTTATGCGCTTTAATCTGGCGACACGCCGCGCCCTTATCGAAGAAGCTGTAGAACGCCTTCAGGATGCCTTTTCTGATCTTCAATAA
- a CDS encoding TerC family protein, which translates to MTDALVISILQIIAIDIILGGDNAIIIALACRDLPAHQKKLGILWGTAGAIILRVILVFFATTLLTVPGLKLIGGLLLLWIGVKLLMENDDESEHKVNSSKGLASAIRTIIIADFVMSLDNSIAIAAAAKGNMYLVVFGLLLSVPIIIGGSAIILKLMSRYPVIITMGAGLLGWLAGDLIVHDPLLKAYLTQHIPYADIVVAGGFAAAVIISGRILATRHKPV; encoded by the coding sequence ATGACTGATGCTCTTGTCATCTCCATTCTTCAAATTATTGCGATTGATATAATTCTGGGGGGTGATAATGCGATCATAATTGCTTTGGCCTGTCGTGACTTGCCTGCCCATCAAAAAAAGCTGGGCATTCTGTGGGGCACAGCTGGCGCGATCATTTTACGTGTTATCCTCGTTTTCTTTGCTACGACTTTGCTAACCGTTCCTGGTCTAAAGCTTATTGGCGGGCTTTTACTTTTATGGATTGGCGTCAAGCTACTTATGGAAAATGATGATGAAAGTGAACATAAGGTCAATAGTTCCAAAGGTCTTGCATCGGCTATTCGCACCATCATAATTGCCGATTTTGTGATGAGTTTGGATAATTCGATAGCGATTGCGGCGGCGGCAAAAGGTAATATGTATCTGGTGGTCTTTGGCTTGCTTCTAAGCGTGCCTATCATCATCGGAGGCAGTGCAATTATCCTTAAGCTGATGTCTCGCTATCCAGTTATCATCACTATGGGCGCAGGATTATTGGGGTGGCTTGCGGGTGATTTGATCGTTCATGACCCGCTTCTCAAAGCCTATCTGACCCAGCATATACCCTATGCGGATATCGTTGTTGCAGGTGGATTTGCGGCGGCTGTTATCATCAGCGGGCGCATACTTGCGACACGTCATAAACCCGTTTAG
- a CDS encoding aminotransferase class V-fold PLP-dependent enzyme, with protein MSALDIDFIRSQFPAFSEPSLAGQAFFENAGGSYTCKQVVDRLHRFYRERKVQPYAPYEASRLGGEEMDEARSRLAALMNIHSDELSFGPSTSQNTYVLAHAFGQMLSAGDAIIVTDQDHEANTGVWRRLAAQGIEVREWHVDAESGQLDLKTLASILDESVKLVCFPHCSNIVGQENPVADIARMAHGVGAVTCTDGVSMAPHGLPDIHALGTDIYLFSSYKTYGPHQGIMFVARDLADRLPNQAHFFNSDVRYKRFTPAGPDHAQIAACAGMADYIDLIHKHHFAPNADAAARGRAVRQLQRDHEDLILAPLLDYLRSRNDIRILGTDKVGYRVPTVAVHSDKPAPDLAKRLVQHGVMAGGGDFYAVRLIEAMGVKSDPGVLRLSFVHYTHADEVQKLITALDATL; from the coding sequence ATGAGTGCCTTGGACATAGATTTCATCCGTAGCCAGTTTCCGGCTTTTTCTGAGCCATCACTGGCAGGGCAGGCATTTTTTGAAAATGCGGGCGGCTCTTATACATGCAAACAGGTTGTTGATCGTCTGCATCGTTTTTATCGTGAGCGAAAGGTGCAGCCCTATGCACCGTATGAGGCGTCGCGCCTTGGCGGTGAGGAAATGGACGAAGCACGCTCACGGCTTGCGGCTTTGATGAATATTCATAGCGACGAACTCAGTTTTGGTCCATCAACCAGCCAAAACACCTATGTATTGGCACATGCGTTTGGTCAGATGCTGTCTGCGGGTGATGCCATTATCGTGACAGATCAGGATCATGAAGCCAATACCGGCGTGTGGCGGCGACTTGCCGCGCAGGGTATTGAGGTACGTGAATGGCATGTTGATGCTGAAAGCGGTCAGCTTGACCTCAAAACGCTAGCGTCGATTCTAGATGAAAGCGTCAAGCTGGTTTGTTTTCCGCATTGCTCGAATATTGTGGGTCAGGAAAACCCCGTCGCCGATATTGCGCGAATGGCACATGGGGTCGGGGCGGTTACCTGTACCGATGGGGTTAGCATGGCACCGCATGGGTTGCCTGATATACACGCCCTTGGAACCGATATTTATCTGTTTTCAAGCTATAAAACCTATGGCCCGCATCAAGGCATCATGTTTGTGGCGCGCGATCTGGCGGATCGATTGCCAAATCAGGCACATTTTTTTAACAGTGATGTACGCTATAAGCGCTTTACCCCCGCTGGACCGGATCATGCGCAGATTGCTGCCTGTGCCGGCATGGCTGATTATATTGATCTTATTCACAAGCATCATTTTGCTCCAAATGCTGATGCGGCGGCGCGCGGTAGGGCGGTGCGTCAGTTGCAACGCGATCATGAAGATTTGATTTTAGCACCGTTGCTTGATTATCTGCGTAGCCGAAATGATATCCGTATTCTGGGTACTGACAAGGTGGGGTATCGCGTGCCAACCGTTGCTGTGCATTCTGATAAACCAGCGCCAGATTTAGCCAAAAGGCTTGTACAGCATGGCGTTATGGCAGGGGGTGGCGATTTTTATGCTGTTCGCCTGATTGAGGCGATGGGCGTTAAAAGTGACCCTGGCGTGCTTCGTTTGAGCTTTGTACATTATACGCATGCCGATGAAGTGCAAAAGCTGATTACCGCACTTGACGCTACATTATAG
- a CDS encoding DMT family transporter — MNISQLTLQSTNKRTGLLLVCVAASVWGLIWVPMRYVESQGISALWVVVIFQTLPFMALFPFCRKSLLSNRQDWGVYLAAGGAMGIGFALYSLGLVVASVTKTTVLFYLTPIWSTLLGSIYLAEKLNRERWIAISMGLIGCILIMKMNVFDIQFSKSDFLGFLSGLSWSVGSIIIGKYPNTNVMNITLFQYAVGGLIAAIAAVFLGIPMPDMGMLVSALPVAFVASVCIFLPSVLIIFRVNQYVSPGLVGIVMLSEVIVAALSSAIFLGEHLDYWQWVGFVAIIMTGAYIGIMSSNMTTD; from the coding sequence TTGAACATTTCACAGTTAACTCTTCAATCAACGAACAAGCGAACAGGTTTGTTGCTGGTCTGTGTGGCGGCTTCGGTGTGGGGATTGATCTGGGTGCCCATGCGTTATGTCGAAAGTCAGGGCATCAGTGCGTTATGGGTTGTGGTCATTTTTCAGACTTTGCCCTTTATGGCTTTGTTTCCATTTTGCCGAAAATCACTGCTGTCAAATCGTCAGGACTGGGGTGTTTATCTTGCCGCCGGTGGTGCGATGGGTATTGGCTTTGCGCTTTATTCTCTTGGGCTTGTGGTGGCATCGGTTACCAAAACTACAGTGCTGTTTTATCTGACGCCCATATGGTCAACCTTACTTGGCAGCATATATCTGGCTGAAAAACTAAACAGAGAACGCTGGATAGCGATAAGCATGGGATTGATTGGGTGTATTCTGATCATGAAAATGAATGTTTTTGACATACAGTTTTCAAAAAGTGATTTTCTGGGGTTTCTATCAGGCTTAAGTTGGTCAGTGGGGTCGATCATTATCGGTAAATACCCAAACACCAATGTCATGAATATCACCTTGTTTCAATATGCCGTAGGCGGCTTAATAGCCGCTATAGCGGCGGTGTTTCTGGGCATACCAATGCCTGATATGGGTATGTTAGTAAGTGCATTACCAGTAGCATTTGTGGCATCAGTATGTATTTTTCTGCCATCGGTTCTGATTATCTTTCGCGTCAATCAATATGTGTCGCCCGGGCTGGTAGGCATTGTAATGTTGTCAGAAGTTATCGTTGCGGCCCTATCATCCGCCATATTTTTAGGTGAACATCTTGATTACTGGCAATGGGTCGGGTTTGTCGCGATCATTATGACAGGGGCGTATATCGGCATTATGTCCAGTAATATGACGACTGACTAA
- a CDS encoding maleate cis-trans isomerase family protein yields the protein MMDENRTAKTAFSRLPFDVIAPQDQPLQLGLVTLETDLTIENEFRYFLGDGALSLIHTRIACDDQVTADNLTMMEDRFAEALSLFPPKYAFDAVGYGCTSASLLIGEDNVEKIIKSHVDAKHVTTPMTAVKRGLSKLGARNIGFLAPYISDISQKMCNDLSSAGFTVATAASFDEDRDSIVGCISPPAIMAAITAVANNAGTTSLDAIFVACTSLKCAPIIAEAEAILGIPVISSNSALAWDMARLTGLSVGAAGKGALYN from the coding sequence ATGATGGATGAAAACCGCACCGCTAAAACAGCATTCAGCCGACTGCCCTTTGATGTGATCGCACCCCAGGATCAGCCCTTACAGCTTGGTCTTGTGACACTGGAAACGGATCTCACAATCGAAAATGAATTCCGCTATTTTCTGGGTGATGGTGCGTTGTCACTGATCCATACACGGATCGCCTGCGACGATCAGGTAACTGCCGATAATCTGACAATGATGGAAGATCGCTTTGCAGAAGCATTATCACTATTTCCTCCAAAATATGCGTTTGATGCCGTTGGTTATGGCTGTACCTCAGCGTCATTACTCATCGGCGAAGACAATGTTGAAAAGATCATCAAATCGCATGTAGATGCGAAACATGTGACAACGCCCATGACCGCCGTTAAGCGGGGCCTGTCAAAACTAGGCGCGCGCAATATCGGGTTTTTGGCACCCTATATCTCGGATATTTCGCAAAAAATGTGTAATGACCTGTCATCTGCCGGATTTACCGTTGCCACCGCTGCCAGTTTTGATGAAGATCGCGACTCGATTGTAGGATGTATATCGCCACCAGCCATTATGGCGGCGATCACCGCTGTCGCTAACAATGCTGGCACCACATCGCTTGATGCTATTTTTGTTGCCTGCACATCATTAAAATGCGCACCTATAATTGCCGAAGCTGAAGCCATACTTGGCATTCCGGTAATTTCCAGCAACTCAGCTTTGGCGTGGGATATGGCACGCTTAACCGGCCTTAGCGTTGGGGCGGCTGGAAAAGGCGCCTTATATAACTAA